The following are encoded in a window of Gramella sp. MT6 genomic DNA:
- a CDS encoding hybrid sensor histidine kinase/response regulator transcription factor, which yields MYAESKTFKADSSSELKVISPFKFKLFLFSLTVIINSLVFAQENKESPYQFETLEDLPTQRAVASISQDEQGFIWMGTNGLGLNKFNGVDFISYQYVEGDSTSLSNSLVHYTYIDNANRLWVGTETGLDLYNREQDNFIHIPLGESENANISVQAMLEDEAGNILVGTHQYGIFLVDPQSLKVSKIKIFGINEVRNLLINSLSFFDDKILLGTDKGLFEFDKNENKVIPANFMTSSGKEKIETSIKTMELDGNGDLWLGTISSGLYKIDENENGRYVIQHFPITSKRVLSLQITPRNTILCGTENDGMFELDANGNISNRYLRNKFSKDGIRSNSIWSLFLDDQERIWIGYYNNGLGIYDKLYDKFQDISSIPNDSNSLQANSVTGILKDDQGRLWIAMDGGGIDVYKPRTKEFIHLLNTDNSIATGLNSADVQTIFKDRKGNIWVGTWDYGIYFLKESAKEFINYTEKTTGVGLPSNRILSFSEDSKGIIWIGTYSNGIISYNPSTEKFKDYDEYIFQEERITYSDVRTVYVDSEDNIWFGGNSGLFKLRVINNTYDLESMSSRFFSNTDHPYNSLVMDIYEDSSKNLWIGTEGHGLCRYDMKADSFTWMDAEMNFNKITASSIIEDDAGNIWVAGNNGLARLNRDENEFKNYTINDGLLSNDFNSNSVYKDEEGKLYFGSYEGVNYFHPENLSVLEKTPRVYLSDLKIFNQPVHPGDEQSPLDKVLSQTDKIQLNHEQSVFTIDYAAIDYTRPEKIQFAYYLEGFEDSWNYVQNTRSATYTNLPAGNYIFHVKAANSDGVWNDEPTSLNIKVLPPWWFTRIAILGYVLLFFLLIYVTYRVISSRIKTRRAIAQERERYLQEEALNDKKIQFFTNISHEFRTPLTLIMSPLEDIMNDNSLSGRVNKKLNVINKNTIRLKRLIDELMDFRKLQVNRIPLNVTSFSAKELLLEIEDYFKEEAEQRNIVLSLEIEEEINLIYADRGKLEKIIFNILSNAFKSTGNNGIITMTAAFKKSHFFKLIPGKPVTGLEISIEDTGKGIDPDEIQNIFDRFYQIKDRNEQYYSGTGIGLEVVRSFVELHKGEIEVESEVGVGTKFRILIPMDKEHLEAPEVNPATEEKVEIKADGSETSSKTDDTEPLKKTLLVVEDNLELRNYIKESLTSDYKIVVAEDGVVGLEKAKKYMPDVVITDVIMPKMDGYEFCAELKKDLRTSHIPVLMLTAKAMTEDWVEGLDAGADVYLNKPFQLKILRSHLKQLVSNRALLFNKYMGDVNNTEMEPNATSLDQQFILDIMNYTRLNIRESNLNVEKLADEFNLSRSQLYRKIKALTGLTANELIRKIRLERANELLRENSEISISEISYKVGFSSPSYFSKCFKDFYGKLPKEVNEG from the coding sequence TTGTACGCTGAAAGTAAAACGTTCAAAGCTGATTCAAGTTCAGAGTTAAAAGTGATTAGTCCATTCAAATTTAAGCTGTTTCTTTTTTCTTTAACTGTTATAATTAACAGCTTAGTCTTTGCTCAGGAGAATAAAGAATCTCCATATCAATTTGAGACTTTAGAAGATCTACCCACACAGAGGGCAGTTGCAAGTATTTCTCAAGATGAGCAGGGATTTATTTGGATGGGCACCAACGGGCTTGGCCTTAATAAATTTAATGGGGTCGATTTTATTTCCTATCAATATGTAGAGGGGGATAGTACCAGTCTTAGTAATTCTCTGGTTCATTATACTTATATAGACAATGCAAATAGATTGTGGGTAGGTACAGAGACCGGGCTGGATTTATATAATCGAGAGCAGGATAATTTCATACATATTCCACTTGGCGAATCAGAAAATGCTAATATTTCAGTTCAGGCAATGCTCGAAGATGAAGCCGGGAATATTTTAGTGGGAACTCACCAATATGGAATTTTCCTGGTTGATCCACAGAGCCTCAAAGTTTCTAAAATTAAAATATTCGGAATCAATGAAGTGAGAAACCTGCTTATTAATAGTCTGTCATTTTTTGATGATAAGATTCTTCTAGGTACAGATAAAGGTCTGTTCGAGTTCGATAAAAATGAAAATAAAGTTATTCCTGCTAATTTCATGACTTCCAGTGGGAAAGAAAAAATTGAGACCTCCATAAAAACAATGGAATTGGATGGAAATGGAGATCTCTGGCTGGGAACCATTTCCAGTGGGCTCTATAAAATTGACGAGAATGAAAATGGAAGGTATGTGATACAGCATTTTCCAATTACAAGTAAAAGGGTCCTGTCACTCCAAATCACTCCAAGAAACACCATCCTATGCGGTACAGAGAATGATGGGATGTTCGAATTGGATGCCAACGGTAATATCTCTAACCGTTATTTGCGTAATAAATTTTCTAAGGACGGAATAAGGTCAAATTCCATCTGGTCGTTATTTTTAGACGACCAGGAGCGTATTTGGATTGGCTATTATAATAACGGTTTGGGTATTTACGATAAACTGTACGATAAGTTTCAGGATATTAGTAGCATCCCGAATGATTCAAATTCATTACAGGCAAACTCGGTTACCGGAATTCTGAAAGATGATCAGGGTAGGTTATGGATCGCAATGGATGGAGGAGGTATAGACGTTTATAAACCACGTACAAAAGAATTTATTCACCTTTTAAATACTGATAATAGTATTGCAACCGGACTCAATTCAGCAGATGTACAAACCATTTTTAAAGATAGAAAAGGGAACATCTGGGTGGGAACCTGGGATTATGGTATTTATTTCCTAAAAGAGAGTGCTAAAGAATTTATTAATTATACTGAAAAGACTACAGGTGTAGGATTACCGAGTAATCGGATTTTAAGTTTTTCCGAAGATTCAAAAGGTATTATCTGGATCGGCACTTATTCCAATGGAATCATTTCTTATAATCCTTCAACTGAAAAATTTAAGGATTACGATGAATATATTTTTCAGGAAGAGCGCATTACCTATAGCGATGTGCGCACAGTTTATGTAGATAGTGAGGATAATATCTGGTTTGGGGGAAATTCAGGGTTGTTTAAGTTAAGAGTGATTAACAATACTTATGACCTGGAATCCATGTCTTCCAGGTTTTTTAGCAATACCGATCATCCTTATAATAGTCTGGTTATGGATATTTATGAAGATTCTTCAAAAAATCTATGGATTGGGACAGAGGGTCATGGTTTATGCAGGTACGATATGAAAGCAGATTCATTTACCTGGATGGATGCTGAAATGAATTTCAACAAAATTACGGCCTCCTCGATCATTGAAGATGATGCCGGCAATATCTGGGTAGCAGGAAATAATGGCCTCGCCAGGCTGAACAGGGATGAAAATGAATTTAAGAACTACACTATAAATGACGGTCTTTTAAGCAATGACTTCAACAGTAATTCGGTGTATAAGGATGAGGAGGGTAAATTATATTTTGGGTCATATGAAGGAGTTAATTACTTCCATCCAGAAAATCTTTCAGTTTTAGAAAAGACTCCGCGGGTTTACCTGAGCGACCTTAAAATCTTTAATCAACCTGTACATCCTGGCGATGAGCAATCACCATTGGATAAAGTGCTTTCACAAACAGATAAAATTCAGCTAAACCATGAGCAGTCGGTTTTCACGATAGATTATGCCGCGATAGATTACACCAGGCCAGAGAAGATACAGTTTGCTTATTACCTGGAAGGTTTTGAAGATTCCTGGAATTATGTTCAGAATACGAGGAGTGCCACCTATACGAACCTTCCCGCCGGTAATTATATTTTCCACGTCAAAGCAGCAAATAGCGATGGGGTATGGAATGATGAACCAACTTCATTGAATATAAAAGTTCTTCCCCCTTGGTGGTTTACCAGGATCGCCATTTTAGGATATGTTCTATTATTCTTTTTACTGATATATGTAACCTACCGTGTTATTAGTTCCCGAATAAAGACGAGGAGAGCAATCGCACAGGAACGTGAAAGATATTTACAGGAAGAAGCTTTAAATGATAAAAAGATTCAGTTCTTCACAAATATTTCTCATGAATTCAGAACACCATTGACTTTAATTATGAGTCCGCTGGAGGATATTATGAATGATAATTCTCTTTCAGGTCGGGTAAATAAGAAATTGAACGTTATCAATAAAAATACTATCCGATTAAAGCGTTTGATTGATGAGTTAATGGATTTCCGTAAACTTCAGGTGAACAGAATTCCGCTAAATGTCACTTCTTTCTCCGCAAAAGAACTCTTGTTGGAGATCGAGGACTATTTTAAAGAAGAGGCAGAGCAACGAAATATTGTATTATCCCTGGAAATAGAGGAGGAAATTAACCTTATTTATGCCGACAGGGGAAAACTAGAAAAGATTATTTTCAACATTCTTTCCAATGCTTTTAAAAGTACAGGGAATAATGGCATTATTACGATGACAGCGGCTTTTAAGAAGTCTCACTTTTTTAAATTGATCCCAGGGAAGCCGGTCACCGGTTTGGAAATTAGTATTGAAGATACAGGGAAGGGAATTGATCCTGATGAAATTCAGAATATTTTCGATCGTTTCTACCAGATCAAAGACAGAAACGAACAGTATTACAGCGGCACCGGGATTGGTCTTGAAGTAGTGCGTAGTTTCGTGGAACTTCATAAAGGTGAAATCGAAGTTGAAAGTGAAGTTGGGGTGGGTACCAAATTCAGAATATTGATTCCAATGGATAAAGAACACCTGGAAGCTCCTGAAGTTAACCCGGCCACCGAAGAAAAAGTAGAGATCAAGGCAGATGGATCTGAGACTAGCAGTAAAACGGATGATACGGAACCTCTGAAAAAGACGCTATTGGTAGTTGAAGATAATCTCGAGCTTAGAAATTATATTAAAGAATCCCTAACCTCAGATTATAAAATTGTGGTTGCCGAAGATGGGGTAGTGGGGCTGGAAAAAGCTAAGAAATATATGCCAGATGTGGTGATTACTGATGTGATCATGCCTAAAATGGATGGTTATGAGTTTTGTGCCGAGCTTAAAAAAGATCTCAGAACCAGTCATATTCCTGTGCTTATGCTTACCGCAAAAGCGATGACAGAGGATTGGGTGGAAGGCCTTGATGCGGGAGCAGATGTGTACCTGAATAAACCTTTCCAACTGAAGATCCTACGTTCGCATTTAAAGCAATTAGTGAGCAATAGGGCGCTTCTGTTCAATAAATATATGGGTGATGTGAATAATACTGAAATGGAACCCAATGCGACTTCCTTAGACCAGCAATTTATTCTGGATATCATGAACTACACCCGTTTAAATATTCGTGAGTCGAATTTAAATGTAGAAAAACTGGCAGATGAATTTAATTTGAGCAGGAGTCAGCTTTATAGGAAAATAAAGGCTTTAACCGGTTTAACTGCCAATGAGCTTATTAGAAAGATAAGGCTGGAAAGGGCCAATGAATTATTAAGGGAGAATTCCGAGATTTCTATCAGCGAAATTAGTTATAAAGTTGGATTCTCTTCTCCTTCATATTTTTCGAAATGCTTCAAAGATTTTTATGGAAAGCTCCCTAAAGAAGTCAATGAAGGTTAA
- a CDS encoding endo-1,4-beta-xylanase, giving the protein MEKLGNSGKMIKISELDVRLGTATPTQEQLAAQADMYQFIIDTYHEYIPTAQQYGITIWNVSDNANEHEFWLPNESPNLWDANYERKHAYKGVADGLAGRDVSEDFTGELEY; this is encoded by the coding sequence ATGGAAAAATTAGGAAATTCAGGTAAGATGATTAAAATTTCTGAACTGGATGTAAGACTGGGAACGGCTACACCAACCCAGGAGCAGCTGGCAGCTCAGGCAGATATGTACCAGTTTATAATAGATACCTATCACGAATATATTCCAACGGCACAGCAATATGGTATCACGATCTGGAATGTATCAGATAATGCTAATGAACATGAATTCTGGTTGCCAAATGAATCACCTAATTTATGGGATGCCAATTATGAAAGGAAACATGCTTACAAAGGAGTGGCCGATGGTTTGGCCGGTCGTGATGTAAGTGAAGATTTTACGGGAGAATTGGAATATTAA
- a CDS encoding RsiV family protein has protein sequence MQKVFFIWVILIFSSCAENPKEAQEPLLIKDSIQRIDTISTGEIDFDFREYRYLKNSKDSLLQREDDRQVLEDLVIPKSYLKIEKFYMLSFKYPLLNEKINSQYTNFNSYLLNSFLNVKEIEAELENCDTSAFGKYPEIRRIDYKIYNANEKFMSVLFYKENFYSKTPLPVYRFETLNYDLKNSEFMNYNDLFLPNSEEILREILNEILVQKINSGEIYYDCWEISEEDFEDYKNNFVLIDSSIEYYFDDCIICPSYTGIFSIKIPLEKLNFILNELAVNRISSDLEYQE, from the coding sequence ATGCAAAAGGTATTTTTTATATGGGTCATTCTTATTTTTTCTTCTTGCGCTGAGAATCCAAAAGAAGCTCAGGAACCGCTCTTAATTAAAGATTCAATCCAAAGGATCGATACAATTTCTACCGGTGAAATTGACTTTGATTTTAGGGAATACAGGTATTTAAAGAACAGCAAGGACTCCCTGTTACAAAGGGAAGACGATCGCCAGGTTCTAGAAGACCTTGTAATCCCTAAATCCTACCTGAAAATTGAGAAGTTTTATATGTTAAGTTTTAAGTATCCGCTTTTAAACGAAAAAATAAATAGCCAATACACCAATTTCAATAGTTACCTACTAAATTCCTTTTTAAACGTTAAGGAAATAGAAGCCGAATTAGAAAATTGCGATACTTCTGCTTTTGGTAAATATCCCGAGATAAGAAGAATTGATTATAAAATTTATAATGCAAATGAGAAATTCATGAGTGTGCTCTTTTACAAAGAAAATTTCTATTCTAAAACTCCCCTCCCCGTCTATAGATTTGAAACCTTAAATTACGACCTGAAAAATTCAGAATTCATGAATTATAATGATCTCTTTCTTCCAAATTCCGAAGAGATTTTGCGCGAGATATTAAATGAAATTCTGGTACAAAAGATCAATTCCGGAGAAATATATTACGATTGCTGGGAAATTTCTGAAGAAGATTTTGAGGATTATAAAAACAACTTTGTACTAATAGACTCCTCTATAGAGTACTACTTTGACGATTGTATTATTTGCCCTTCCTATACCGGGATATTTTCCATAAAGATTCCCCTTGAAAAATTGAACTTTATTTTAAATGAGCTGGCGGTCAATAGAATTTCTTCTGACTTGGAATATCAAGAATAG